From the genome of Deferribacteraceae bacterium V6Fe1:
TTTTGGCAAAAGCCGAAGGTGTTGGTAATCCTATTATTTATGTCGGTGCAAAAACCGGCAGGGATGGCATTCATGGGGCAACAATGGCAAGCGAAGAATTTTCTGCCGATTCTGAAAGCAAGAGGCCTAATGTTCAGATTGGCGACCCATTTAAAGAAAAACTTTTGCTTGAAGCCTGCTTGGAGCTTATGAAAAATGAATATCTCATAGGCATTCAAGATATGGGAGCGGCAGGGCTGACAAGCTCCTCTTTTGAAATGGCATCAAAATCAGGTGCAGGTGTAAAGCTTTATCTTGATAAAGTCCCGGTCAGGGAAAAGAATATGACCCCTTATGAGATTATGCTCTCAGAGTCACAAGAGAGGATGCTTTTGGTGGCTAAAAAAGGGTATGAAAACAAAGTAGTGGAAATATTTAAAAAGTGGGATTTGGATGTTGCAACAATTGGTGAAGTGACTGATGATGGCTTTGTAAGATTATATTGGAATGGTGAAGAGGTTGCGGTTTTGCCGGCTGACCCGTTGTCAAATAATGCGCCGGTTTACGACAGGCCTTACAAGAAGCCTGATTATATTGATGAATTGAGAGATTTCAGTATTGGCAATTTAAAAGAGCCGACCGATTTGAACACATGTCTTTTTAATCTTTTAAACAGTCCGAATATTGCTTCAAAAAGATGGGTTTACGAGCAATATGATTACATGGTCAGGACAAATACCGTGGTAAATCCCGGCTCTGATTCCGCCGTACTTAGAATTAAAGAGTCCCAAAAAGGTATAGCACTCTCAAGTGACTGTAATCCGAGATATTGTTATGTCAATCCAAAAAAAGGTGGCAGTCTTGCTGTGGCAGAGGCTGCAAGAAATGTTGCAATGAGCGGTGCCAGACCTCTTGCCATTACTAACTGTCTGAATTTTGGCAATCCTGAAAAGCCTGAAATTATGTGGCAATTTGTTGAAGTCCTTGAAGGGATGAAAGAAGCATGCCTTGCTCTGTCTACACCAGTTGTAAGCGGAAATGTCAGCTTCTACAATGAAACCGAAGGGAAGGGGGTATATCCCACACCTACAATCGTAATGGTTGGAGCAATTGATGATGTGACTAAGGCAATCAAGTCATCTTTTAGAAGCTTTGGAAGTTATATTGTTATAATTGGAAAGGATAAATACGAGATAGGTGCAAGTGAATATTTGAAAGTTTGCCACTCCACTGTTGCAGGGGACGTGCCGGAAGTAGATTTAGATGCGGAAAAAAAGCTCATTGACTTTATGGTAAAAGCTGTTGATGAAAGGCTTATTAATTCTGCTCATGACATTTCGGAGGGTGGACTTGCCGTTGCACTTTCGGAAATGACTTTGGAAAACGAGATAGGCTGCGAAGTCAGTTTTGATGAGAATATTCGCAATGACCTCTTGCTCTTTTCTGAAACACAGGCAAGAGGGATAATAGAGGTTAATTCCATAAATATTGAAAAAGTAGAAGAATTGTTAAGTAAGTTTGGCTTATATTATAAAATTGTAGGAAAAACGGTGGGCAATTCCATTATCATTAAAAATAAAGGGGAAAAGCTCATTGACGTAAATGTATTGGCCGCAAAATACATTTATGAAAATGCAATTAAAGGTAAGATGTTATGATTTTTGACAAATTTAGAGAAGAGTGCGGCGTTGCCGGCGTTTACGGGGATGACGAGGCTGCAAACTTAGTATATTTGTGCCTTTATGCTTTACAACACAGAGGGCAGGAGGGAGCAGGGATAGCTGCTCTTGATGGCAATCAAATTCATGCTGAAAAAGGGCTTGGGCTTGTAAGTGATATATTTACACAGGAACGACTTAGTCGCCTTAATGGTAGTGTTGCAATCGGTCACAATAGATATTCGACATCCGGTGCAAATCTGCTGAAAAATACTCAACCGATAGTTGCTGAAATAAACAAAGGGCAGGTTGCCCTTGCTCATAACGGAAATATCGTAAATGCACACAAAATTAGAGAAAGACTTGTCCAAAACGGTGCCATTTTTACTTCGACTTCCGATAGTGAGATAATCATTCACCTTATTGCAAAAAGTGAAAAAGATAACCTTGAAGATGCCATTATTGATTCTTTGTCGGAACTAAAAGGGGCATATTCCATCATCTTTATGACGGAAAATCATATGATTGGGATAAGAGATCCCCTTGGGATAAGGCCTCTTATTTTGGGCAAAAAAAGGACAGGTTACGTTTTGGTCAGTGAGACATGTGCGCTTGATTTGATTGAAGCTGAGTTTATAAGGGAAATTGAGCCTGGAGAAATGATAATTATTGGTGAAGAAGGGATAAAAAGCGTGAAACCGTTTGATAAGGCGGTACCAAAACCGTGTATATTTGAGTTTATATATTTTGCAAGGCCTGATTCACTCATCTTTAACAATTATGTTTACGATATAAGGAAAAAGATGGGTGCAAAGCTTGCTGAAGAAAATCCTGTTGATGCTGATATAGTCATCCCTGTTCCAGATTCCGGGATTGTCGCTACCCTTGGGTATTCTGAAAAAAGTGGAATCCCTTTTGAACTCGGATTGATAAGAAATCACTATGTTGGTAGAACATTTATCGAACCATCACAGTCAATTAGGCACTTTGGAGTAAAAATTAAGTTAAATCCGGTAAAATCGGTTATAAATGGAAAACGTATTGTGGTTGTGGATGATTCTATTGTAAGGGGAACAACAAGCAGAAAAATAGTAAAAATGCTGAGGGAAGCTGGCGCAAAAGAGGTACATTTCAGAGTGTCGTCACCACCCACAATGTTTCCATGCTTTTATGGTATCGATACCCCTACAAGAAAAGAGCTTATCGCTTCAACGCATGATTTGGAAGAGATTAGGAAGTATATCACTGCTGACAGTCTTGGTTATTTGAGCTTGCAAGGGATGTGTCAATG
Proteins encoded in this window:
- a CDS encoding amidophosphoribosyltransferase, with amino-acid sequence MIFDKFREECGVAGVYGDDEAANLVYLCLYALQHRGQEGAGIAALDGNQIHAEKGLGLVSDIFTQERLSRLNGSVAIGHNRYSTSGANLLKNTQPIVAEINKGQVALAHNGNIVNAHKIRERLVQNGAIFTSTSDSEIIIHLIAKSEKDNLEDAIIDSLSELKGAYSIIFMTENHMIGIRDPLGIRPLILGKKRTGYVLVSETCALDLIEAEFIREIEPGEMIIIGEEGIKSVKPFDKAVPKPCIFEFIYFARPDSLIFNNYVYDIRKKMGAKLAEENPVDADIVIPVPDSGIVATLGYSEKSGIPFELGLIRNHYVGRTFIEPSQSIRHFGVKIKLNPVKSVINGKRIVVVDDSIVRGTTSRKIVKMLREAGAKEVHFRVSSPPTMFPCFYGIDTPTRKELIASTHDLEEIRKYITADSLGYLSLQGMCQCVGEMNYCDACFSGDYPTMYIDEDEFNPKVN
- the purL gene encoding phosphoribosylformylglycinamidine synthase subunit PurL, whose amino-acid sequence is MSVYESFKYPEVDVTVAREMGLKPEEYELAKKIIGRNPNYIEIGIISSMWSEHCSYKSSKLHLKKLPTEADWVVQGPGENAGIIEIDGDICACFKVESHNHPSYIEPYQGAATGVGGILRDVFTMGARPVAAMNSLRFGTLDNDETIKIMDGVVAGIAGYGNCFGVPTVGGEVFFDECYQKNPLVNAFALGIVKKDKIFLAKAEGVGNPIIYVGAKTGRDGIHGATMASEEFSADSESKRPNVQIGDPFKEKLLLEACLELMKNEYLIGIQDMGAAGLTSSSFEMASKSGAGVKLYLDKVPVREKNMTPYEIMLSESQERMLLVAKKGYENKVVEIFKKWDLDVATIGEVTDDGFVRLYWNGEEVAVLPADPLSNNAPVYDRPYKKPDYIDELRDFSIGNLKEPTDLNTCLFNLLNSPNIASKRWVYEQYDYMVRTNTVVNPGSDSAVLRIKESQKGIALSSDCNPRYCYVNPKKGGSLAVAEAARNVAMSGARPLAITNCLNFGNPEKPEIMWQFVEVLEGMKEACLALSTPVVSGNVSFYNETEGKGVYPTPTIVMVGAIDDVTKAIKSSFRSFGSYIVIIGKDKYEIGASEYLKVCHSTVAGDVPEVDLDAEKKLIDFMVKAVDERLINSAHDISEGGLAVALSEMTLENEIGCEVSFDENIRNDLLLFSETQARGIIEVNSINIEKVEELLSKFGLYYKIVGKTVGNSIIIKNKGEKLIDVNVLAAKYIYENAIKGKML